From the Vibrio ziniensis genome, the window GCTTTCTGGTAAGAAGTCAGCAACAGGGTCACTGCCCAACATTTGACGGACTATCCAAGGTACACTGATATCTTTTACCGCTGCTTCAGATTGGAATTTTCCATCTCGCAAAATCGTAATATAGGTACCAATTTCCATCAGCTCTTCTAAGCGATGAGAGATGTAGATAATGGAAACTCCCTGAGCAGTTAAGTCTCGAATCACATCAAACAAGATGTCGACCTCTTTCTTACTCAGCGCTGACGTTGGCTCATCAAGAATTAAGATATCGACTTTGCCTGATAACGCTTTCGCTATCTCCACCAGTTGTTTCTGACCTACTTTCAAGTTAGAGACTAATTCATTTGGATTTATATCCTGTTTAAGCCTCTTCATTAATTCAGTAGCAATTTTGCACTGAGTGGCGTTGTCGATAGGCGAAATGCCTTTCTGTTTCTCTCTACCTAGGAAGATATTTTCTGCAATCGTTAGGTTATCAGAGAGATTAAGTTCCTGATGCACCATACCAATTCCATGTTCAGCCGCACCACGAGTACTATCAAAAGAAACAGGTTTACCTTCGATGTACATCTGCCCTTCGGTCTGTTGCTGAACCCCTGCAAGTATCTTCATCAACGTGGATTTACCAGCACCATTTTCACCAATGATGACGTTTACTGCGCCGCGATAAACATTATAAGACACGTTATCCAGTGCTTTGGTGCCCGGGAAAACCATGGATATGTTTTCCGCTCTCATGATGATGTCTTTAGTATTCGATTCCATAGCCGTTACCTCTTTACGATTTCAAGAGGAATGACTTCAGTAACATCTGTTTCGTTGTAGGTTACTGCGGCCAACACATCGACTTTGCTCCCCTTCCATGAACTGTCTGGACGAGTGAAGTTTTCCATTGCTTTTTTATTTAGCTCTTTAGATAACCGTGCAAACTGAACCTGATTTTTGAAGTCGTCGAAGTTAATGAAACTCGCGGCATCACGGATAGAATTACCACGAATAATTGGACCAATTTGAAGTAGAAGTTCCTTACTGCCCGTATCTACCGTCATAGTCGCCGCTTTTTTACTGTCGTCAACAGCACCAACAACACCACTAATTCTAACAAAGGCACTGTTACGTCCATTGTCATTTCGCTGATCTATAGACTTGGAAAGCGCATTGGCTTCTTGAAGAATGTCACCCCAGAACTTTTCAGCAAGCGCTTCTGCGGTTAGGTTTTTAAGAGACGCGGCCTCTTCTGCTGTCATAGGGATGATTGGCTTACCATTTTGATCGAGCTTCACTACGTCACACCCAATAAGAGCAAAGCAGATCAAAGGTATTAACGACCATTTTGTATAATTCATTACACTCATGTTTCTCTATCCTTTAAACACCATTGGATATAGCTGAATGACGGTGAGCCGGAGCGAATCTCAGCTCACCTTAGAGGCTTATTTCATTGCAAAAGTGTCGAGTTTCTTAGCGTTAGAATCGTCAATCAAAATACAATCCATCAATTGCTTTTCATCCATACCTGTTGAACCAGTCTTGATGTATTTATCAGCTTGAACCATTGCCATTTGAGCTTGGTCCCAAGCTGGTTGTAGCACTGTCGCTTTAATGTTTGCGTTGGCGATAATTGAGTCACGAACATAGTCACTGCCATCAAAACCAACCACAATAACGTCCGTACGGCCAGCGGCTTTAAGAGCAGCTTCCGCACCTAGAGCCATAGTG encodes:
- a CDS encoding DUF2291 family protein, encoding MSVMNYTKWSLIPLICFALIGCDVVKLDQNGKPIIPMTAEEAASLKNLTAEALAEKFWGDILQEANALSKSIDQRNDNGRNSAFVRISGVVGAVDDSKKAATMTVDTGSKELLLQIGPIIRGNSIRDAASFINFDDFKNQVQFARLSKELNKKAMENFTRPDSSWKGSKVDVLAAVTYNETDVTEVIPLEIVKR
- a CDS encoding sugar ABC transporter ATP-binding protein — translated: MESNTKDIIMRAENISMVFPGTKALDNVSYNVYRGAVNVIIGENGAGKSTLMKILAGVQQQTEGQMYIEGKPVSFDSTRGAAEHGIGMVHQELNLSDNLTIAENIFLGREKQKGISPIDNATQCKIATELMKRLKQDINPNELVSNLKVGQKQLVEIAKALSGKVDILILDEPTSALSKKEVDILFDVIRDLTAQGVSIIYISHRLEELMEIGTYITILRDGKFQSEAAVKDISVPWIVRQMLGSDPVADFLPESREYGVKVLEAEGITYVNESEASVVNDVSFYVREGEIVGIYGLMGAGRTELFECLVGKARYSGRFSLNGKIIGPKTTTPDRVKMGIGLVPEDRKQSGIFPVSSVASNLTISSLWKRLKGMAISEQEEAKAVDEAIDSLSIKVSSPKVEIQALSGGNQQKVVIGRSLLTEPKVLLLDEPTRGIDVGAKADVFEMMVKLSQQGIGVLFSTSDLKEIMAVSDRILVMSNGKLTANVLRRETTEEDLVLASAQGF